One window of the Vigna radiata var. radiata cultivar VC1973A chromosome 1, Vradiata_ver6, whole genome shotgun sequence genome contains the following:
- the LOC106763232 gene encoding TMV resistance protein N-like encodes MCLPLIFFSLSCFSLQIVPFSVFLLHAPLHVADYPVGLPSQVEKVKKLLDVGSDDVVYMIGIHGMGGLGKTTLSLAVYNSIADDFDSSCFLQNVREESNQHGLKHPQSILLSKMLRENIILTSWQEGASMIQERLGRKKVLLILDDVDNRKQLQAFAGRADWFGPGSRVIITTRDEQLLKSHEIKRTYEVEKLNDNDSLQLLIWNAFKREKVDPSYEDVLKRVVTYASGLPLALEVIGSNLVGKSVEEWESAIEHYKRIPNGEILEILKVSYDALGEEEKNVFLDIACFFKGSSLEEVEHILGVLYDNNMKHHIGVLVEKSLIKVQDERFGVIQMHDLIEDMGRDIDRQESPKEPENRMRLWLGKDILHVLKHNKGISKTEIIRLDLSKSEREETLEWNPNAFRRMKSLKILIIRNGKFSKGPNYLPKSLRVLEWHGYPSNCFPSNFDPRNLVTCKLPHSRFTSFGFLGSSKKFENLTVLKFDWCIYLTHAPDMSDLGNLEHVSFQWCENLVAVHDSIGFLSKLKILNARNCKKLMSFPPLNLPTLESLQLSYCSSLEKFPEILGKMGNIMELNLYLPIKELPLSFQNLIGLKKLYLSYEIDHLRSSIVTMPNLIDFRVTNCKRWEWVKSEDAEDNLGSMVPSELDTFAAKSCNLDDDFFAVGFMRLAHVRWLCLSFNNFKHLPECIKEFHNLNQLDVSHCKHLEEIRGFPPKLEYFNATNCISLTPTSLSMLLDKELYEARKPHFRFPGESIPKWFDLKSSGPSCSFWFRNRFPARVLSLLIIHMDIDKFSFVTPEVYINGKCHGSSGTYLLKEERMFEFDQTYLSDLGRLHNLFEQPLEKEWNHVKVTYDESFLNMSRNKVTIKATGIHVFKEENMEDIRFDDPYIREDIIEEEDEKEKEEEKEEEEELNFR; translated from the exons ATGTGTCTTCCCCTTATATTCTTTTCTCTGTCCTGTTTTTCTTTACAGATTGTTCCCTTCTCTGTTTTTCTCTTGCATGCTCCTTTACATGTTGCGGATTACCCAGTTGGCCTACCGTCACAGGTGGAGAAAGTCAAGAAACTTTTGGATGTTGGATCAGATGATGTTGTCTACATGATAGGGATCCATGGAATGGGTGGGTTAGGAAAAACAACACTTTCTCTAGCAGTTTATAATTCAATTGCTGATGACTTTGATAgttcatgttttcttcaaaatgtAAGAGAAGAATCAAACCAACATGGGTTAAAACACCCACAAAGcatccttctttcaaaaatgcTTAGAGAGAATATCATCTTAACAAGTTGGCAAGAAGGAGCATCAATGATACAGGAGAGGCTGGGGCGGAAGAAGGTTCTCTTGATTCTAG ATGATGTTGACAACAGAAAGCAGTTACAAGCATTTGCTGGAAGAGCTGATTGGTTTGGTCCCGGCAGCAGGGTTATCATTACCACTCGGGACGAACAGCTGCTAAAATCTCATGAGATTAAAAGAACTTATGAAGTGGAGAAATTGAATGATAATGATTCTCTTCAATTGCTTATATGGAATGCTttcaaaagggaaaaagttgatCCGAGTTACGAGGACGTGTTGAAACGTGTAGTAACTTATGCTTCTGGACTTCCATTGGCTTTAGAAGTAATAGGTTCCAACTTGGTTGGAAAAAGTGTTGAAGAATGGGAGTCTGCGATTGAACATTACAAAAGAATTCCAAACGGTGAAATTCTAGAGATACTTAAAGTAAGCTATGATGCTTTgggggaagaagaaaaaaatgtctTTCTTGACATCGCCTGTTTCTTTAAAGGAAGTAGTTTGGAAGAAGTTGAACATATACTTGGTGTTCTTTATGATAATAACATGAAACATCATATTGGGGTGTTGGTTGAAAAATCTCTCATAAAGGTTCAGGATGAAAGGTTTGGTGTAATTCAAATGCACGACTTGATTGAGGACATGGGTAGAGATATTGACCGGCAAGAGTCACCCAAAGAGCCAGAGAACCGCATGAGATTATGGCTAGGGAAAGATATTCTTCATGTTTTAAAACACAACAAG GGAATTAGCAAAACTGAAATCATACGCCTGGATTTGTCTAAATCTGAGAGAGAAGAAACGCTAGAATGGAATCCCAACGCCTTCAGAAGGATGAAAAGCCTTAAAATACTTATCATTAGAAATGGTAAATTTTCCAAAGGTCCCAATTATCTTCCAAAAAGTTTGAGAGTACTGGAATGGCATGGATACCCTTCAAATTGTTTTCCATCAAATTTTGATCCGAGAAATCTTGTGACATGCAAGTTACCTCACAGTCGGTTTACGTCATTTGGATTCCTTGGCTCATCAAAG AAGTTCGAGAATCTAACTGTCTTGAAGTTTGACTGGTGCATATATTTAACACACGCACCCGATATGTCTGATCTCGGAAATTTGGAGCACGTTTCATTTCAATGGTGTGAGAATTTAGTTGCAGTTCACGACTCAATTGGTTTTTTGAGtaaacttaaaatattgaatGCGAGAAATTGCAAGAAGCTTATGAGTTTTCCTCCTCTCAACTTGCCCACTCTTGAAAGCCTACAACTTTCATATTGTTCCAGTCTTGAGAAATTTCCAGAAATACTAGGAAAGATGGGAAACATAATGGAACTTAATTTGTACCTTCCCATTAAAGAATTGCCACTGTCGTTTCAAAATCTTATTggacttaaaaaattatacttgtCATATGAAATTGATCACTTACGAAGTAGCATTGTCACGATGCCTAACTTGATTGATTTTAGAGTTACTAATTGCAAGAGGTGGGAATGGGTAAAATCAGAAGATGCTGAAGATAACTTAGGCTCAATGGTTCCTTCAGAGTTAGATACCTTTGCTGCCAAGTCTTGCAACCTGGATGATGACTTCTTTGCAGTAGGTTTCATGCGATTGGCACACGTGCGTTGGTTATGTCTATCattcaataatttcaaacacCTTCCTGAATGCATCAAAGAATTTCACAACCTCAACCAACTTGATGTGAGTCATTGCAAACATCTTGAGGAAATCAGAGGGTTTCCACCAAAATTAGAATATTTCAATGCGACAAACTGTATATCTTTGACGCCCACCAGCTTAAGCATGTTGCTAGATAAG GAACTATACGAAGCTAGAAAACCTCACTTCAGGTTTCCAGGAGAAAGTATTCCAAAGTGGTTTGATCTCAAGAGCAGTGGACCTTCATGTTCTTTCTGGTTTCGTAATAGGTTTCCTGCCAGAgttctttctcttcttattaTACATATGGATATAGATAAGTTTAGCTTCGTTACACCAGAAGTGTACATTAATGGGAAATGTCATGGAAGCTCAGGCACCTATTTGCTTAAAGAGGAGAGGATGTTTGAATTCGATCAAACATACCTCTCTGATCTAGGAAGGCTTCATAATTTGTTTGAACAACCTTTAGAAAAAGAATGGAATCATGTGAAGGTTACCTATGATGAAAGTTTCTTAAATATGTCAAGAAATAAAGTAACAATTAAAGCAACAGGAATTCATGTATTCAAAGAGGAAAACATGGAAGACATTCGGTTTGATGATCCTTATATCAGGGAAGACAtcattgaagaagaagatgagaaagaaaaggaagaagaaaaagaggaagaagaagaactaaATTTCcgataa
- the LOC106757003 gene encoding TMV resistance protein N-like isoform X2, which produces MATPSSRRFKYDVFLSFRGEDTRYGFTGDLYEALRHKGVHTFMDDEELQSGEEITPALLKAIQESRIAIVVLSHNYASSSFCLDELATILHCQSEGLLVIPVFYKVDPSKVRHQKGSYEEALKRFEGQEEKLNKWKMALRQVADLCGYHFEDGNDYKYKFIGSIVERVSRVINRVPLKVXDYLVGLPSQELKVKKLLDLGSNAVVHMIGIHGMGGLGKTTLSLVVYNSIADNFDCSCFLHIVRKKSNKDRLEDLQSILLSKMVXEENIMLTSWQEGASMIQQRLGRKKVLLILDNVDNRXQLEAFAGRADWFGPGSRVIITTRDEQLLKSHQIERTYKMEELNDNDSLQLLKWNAFKREKVDPSYEDVLKRVVTYASGLPLALKVIGSNLYNKSVEEWESAIEHYERIPNDEILEILKVSYVALGEEEKSVFLDITCFFKGSSLEEVEGILRVLYGNNMKHHIGVLVDKSLIDFWTDDEDYIVMHDLIEDMGTHIDQQESPKEPGKRRRLWSEEDILHVFKHDKGTSKTEIIILDFKQEKTLEWNRNAFRRMKNLKILIIRNGKFSKGPNYFPESLRLLEWHGYPSNSLPSNFDPSNLVTCKLPYSHFTSFEFLGSSKKFENLSVLNFDWCRFLTHIPDMSDFVNLEEVSFEGCESLVAVHDSIGFMSKLKILNAEGCIKLMSFPPLNLPTLERLKLSDCSSLEKFPEILGKMENIKKLRLAGLPIKELPLSFQNLIGLEELVLSCEIVHLPNFSTLSVTEDNVGSMVPSKLKRFSAQSCNLDDNFFSAGFMWLAQVCELSLQKNNFKHLPECIKEFHNLKHLDVTHCKHLEEIRGFPPKLESFSAPNCISLSSTSLDMLLNKELYEARKATNFKFPGEIFPEWFDLKSSGPSCSFWFRNKFPARVLSLVIIHMNKYDNLSIFHPEVRINGKWQTGGGHYLKEQTKFEFDLTYLCDVKMYGNLLEQPLEKEWNHVKVTYRTLSRESWIKATGIHIFKEENNIMEDIRFDDPYIMEDIMEEEEEEKEEEKEEEEEENNRFKNNRFVHVQNFHRPFSFYFRAFIFYFIYQPQHQPRV; this is translated from the exons ATGGCAACTCCAAGTTCCCGTAGATTCAAGTACGATGTGTTCCTCAGCTTTAGAGGAGAAGACACGCGTTATGGTTTCACTGGTGATCTCTACGAAGCTCTCCGTCACAAGGGAGTTCACACTTTCATGGATGATGAG GAACTTCAAAGCGGAGAGGAAATCACACCAGCACTTCTGAAAGCAATTCAAGAGTCCAGGATTGCCATCGTTGTGCTTTCTCACAACTATGCTTCTTCCTCCTTCTGCTTGGATGAACTTGCAACCATCCTTCACTGCCAGAGTGAAGGGCTGTTGGTTATACCAGTGTTTTATAAGGTGGATCCTTCTAAAGTCAGACATCAGAAAGGTAGTTATGAAGAAGCATTGAAGAGGTTCGAAGGGCAGGAGGAGAAgttaaataaatggaaaatggCTCTGCGTCAAGTTGCTGACTTGTGTGGCTATCACTTCGAAGATGG GAATGATTACAAGTATAAGTTTATTGGGAGCATTGTTGAACGGGTTTCCAGGGTGATTAATCGTGTTCCTTTAAAGGTTNCGGATTACTTAGTTGGCCTACCGTCACAGGAGCTGAAAGTCAAGAAACTTTTGGATCTTGGATCGAATGCTGTTGTCCACATGATAGGGATCCATGGAATGGGTGGGTTAGGAAAAACAACACTTTCTCTAGTAGTTTATAATTCGATTGCTGATAATTTTGATTGttcatgttttcttcatattgtaagaaaaaaatcaaacaaagatAGGCTAGAAGACCTCCAAAGcatccttctttcaaaaatggtTANAGAGGAGAATATCATGTTAACAAGTTGGCAAGAAGGAGCATCAATGATACAGCAGAGGCTGGGGCGAAAGAAGGTTCTCTTGATTCTAGATAATGTTGACAACAGANAGCAGTTAGAAGCATTTGCTGGAAGAGCTGATTGGTTTGGTCCCGGCAGCAGGGTTATCATTACCACTCGGGACGAACAGCTGCTAAAATCTCATCAGATCGAAAGAACTTATAAGATGGAGGAATTGAATGACAATGATTCTCTTCAATTGCTTAAATGGAATGCTttcaaaagggaaaaagttgatCCAAGTTACGAGGACGTGTTGAAACGTGTAGTAACTTATGCTTCTGGTCTTCCATTGGCTTTAAAAGTAATAGGTTCCAACTTGTACAACAAAAGTGTAGAAGAATGGGAGTCTGCGATTGAACATTACGAAAGAATTCCTAACGATGAAATTCTTGAGATACTTAAAGTAAGCTATGTTGCTTTgggggaagaagaaaaaagcgTCTTTCTTGACATCACCTGTTTCTTTAAAGGAAGTAGTTTGGAAGAAGTTGAAGGTATACTTCGTGTTCTTTATGGTAACAACATGAAACATCATATTGGCGTGTTGGTGGATAAATCTCTCATAGATTTTTGGACGGATGATGAAGATTATATTGTTATGCACGACTTGATTGAGGACATGGGTACACATATTGACCAGCAAGAGTCACCCAAAGAGCCAGGGAAGCGGAGGAGATTATGGTCAGAGGAAGATATTCTTCATGTTTTCAAACACGACAAG GGTACTAGCAAAACTGAAATCATAATACTGGATTTCAAGCAAGAAAAAACGCTAGAATGGAATCGCAACGCCTTCAGAAGAATGAAAAACCTTAAAATACTTATCATTAGAAATGGTAAATTTTCCAAAGGTCCCAATTATTTTCCAGAAAGTTTGAGATTACTGGAATGGCATGGATACCCTTCAAATTCTTTACCATCAAATTTTGATCCGAGCAATCTTGTGACATGCAAGCTACCTTACAGTCATTTTACGTCATTTGAATTCCTTGGCTCATCAAAG AAATTCGAGAATCTATCTGTCTTGAATTTTGACTGGTGCAGATTTTTGACACATATACCCGATATGTCTGATTTCGTAAATTTGGAGGAAGTTTCATTTGAAGGATGTGAGAGTTTAGTTGCAGTTCACGACTCAATTGGTTTTATGAGtaaacttaaaatattgaatGCGGAAGGTTGCATAAAGCTTATGAGTTTTCCACCTCTGAACTTGCCCACTCTTGAAAGATTAAAACTTTCAGATTGTTCCAGTCTTGAGAAATTTCCAGAAATACTAGGAAAGATGGAAAACATAAAGAAACTTCGATTGGCGGGTCTTCCCATTAAAGAATTGCCACTGTCGTTTCAAAATCTTATTGGACTCGAAGAGTTAGTCTTGTCATGTGAAATTGTTCACTTGCCTAACTTTTCTACTTTGAGTGTTACTGAAGATAACGTAGGCTCAATGGTTCCTTCAAAGTTAAAGCGGTTTTCAGCACAGTCTTGCAACCTGGATGATAACTTCTTTTCGGCAGGTTTCATGTGGTTGGCACAAGTGTGTGAATTAAGTCTacagaaaaataatttcaaacacCTTCCTGAATGTATCAAAGAATTTCACAATCTCAAGCACCTTGATGTGACTCATTGCAAACATCTTGAGGAAATCAGAGGGTTTCCACCAAAATTAGAATCTTTCAGTGCACCAAACTGTATATCTTTGAGTTCCACCAGCTTAGACATGTTGCTAAATAAG GAACTATACGAAGCTAGAAAAGCTACTAACTTCAAGTTTCCAGGAGAAATTTTTCCAGAGTGGTTTGATCTGAAGAGCAGTGGACCTTCATGTTCTTTCTGGTTTCGTAATAAGTTTCCTGCCAGAGTTCTTTCTCTTGTTATTATACATATGAATAAATATGATAACTTAAGTATCTTTCACCCTGAGGTGCGCATTAATGGGAAATGGCAAACAGGCGGAGGCCACTATTTGAAGGAGCAGACGAAATTTGAATTCGATCTAACATACCTCTGTGATGTAAAAATGTATGGTAATTTGCTTGAACAACCTTTAGAAAAGGAATGGAATCACGTGAAGGTTACATATCGTACTCTGTCAAGGGAGTCATGGATTAAAGCAACAGGAATCCATATATTCAAAGAGGAAAACAACATCATGGAAGACATTCGGTTTGATGATCCTTATATCATGGAAGACatcatggaagaagaagaggaagaaaaggaagaagaaaaagaagaggaagaagaagaaaacaataggTTTAAGAACAATAGGTTTGTTCACGTGCAAAATTTTCACagacctttttctttttattttcgtgcttttattttttactttatttaccAGCCTCAGCACCAACCCAGGGTATGA